In the genome of Arvicola amphibius chromosome 2, mArvAmp1.2, whole genome shotgun sequence, the window aagagcaaatcgtactccttttctttcttaaccaacTGCCCCTTTAAAAAGATGGTGGGGGCccgagagatggctcggtggttaaaagcacttgctcctcttccaTAGCAGTCagcaaccgtctgtaactccagtctcagggtaCCAGACACTTCTGGATAATGTGGGCACtgcacacgtggtgcacagataGACATGCACGCAAATCCTTATACACATAACgacaagtaataaaataaaattttagactgggcatggtgacacatgcctttaaatccagtccagcacttggaaggcagaggtaggtggatctttgtgagttctaggctggcgtggtctacacagtgagttctaggccggcctgatctacatagtgagttccagggcaggcagaactacgtagtgagaccctgtctcaaaacaagcaagcaagcaaacaaacaaacattttttttaaatggtggaCAGGACTAGAGGGAGACAGTGACATTGAACCCTGGCTTccatacacaagcacatgcatgggCAAGCTCACCCtgacaaacatacatgcatataacacaCGCAAGTCAGATGAGACAAGACAGATTTTTCATAGGACAGACAAGTTATTTGGGGCAAAGGGAAGCTCAGGGACAGGAGTGGAGGCTGCTCTCCAAGCTTGTCTTCCTGCTTCACGCTTCTGATTTAGCAGGAAACCTCCGAGCCTCCGGTTAAGGAGTAATGAGGCCGTGAGACTGGCGGGTGGAGGGCTGCTCGGGAGAGGCCATGTTCTCTTCGGTCCTGGGTGTGTACCTAACTAGAGTCAATTTCTGTATCACAAGTCACTGGCTGCAGTTTTCCTCTATAAAGCAAACTGCCTAAGCTCCACGTAGGGCTGTAGCAAATGGTAGCATAAGGCTTGGGATAGAACTGTTCTTCTTGATGCTTGGGCCTTGTTTccgtttcctttctgttgctgtgataaacatacCCCAAcgaaaagcagcttaggggagagatggttcattttggcttacagttcctcCAGGACAGAGCCTATTGTGGCGGGGAAAGGGAGACATGGTGGCAAGAGCAGGAAACTGGCTGATGAAATTGCATctaaacaggaaacagagaacaggAAATGAGGTCTGGCTGTAAAATCTCAACGCTCTCCCCCGCCACGCCCCCAGTGATCCACTTCCTCCTTCTAAAGGTTCTGTATACAACCTTCCCAAATGGCACCATTAGCTGGGGACCGCGTGTTCAAACAAGTAAGCCTCTGGGGATATTTGACATTCAGACCACAAAAGGCCTCCTTACACAGTCTGCAAatcatctcaagaaaaaaaaaaaaaaaaaagaatctctagATGTTACCAGAGGTCCAGGAAACCCCTTCATCCCTCCGAGCTACCTCGCGCGGAGCTCTCCATTACGATGTTGGTATACCTGTAGCAAGTACTGCCCCCTGCAGGTGACTAATGTCATATCTAAGCCAGGTCCTTGAATGAACAAATTGTGCGGGTGGGTCAGCTCCCTTTGCGTTTTCAAGGAGGAAATAGCAAAATCTCACGTCTTCGGCCACCTTACTCCTGAGCTCCATCTGTGACGGGACCCAGGGAACACTGGCATGAGAATCGTGGCAGTGTGAGAGAGGCAGGTCCCAGGGCCACAGCCCAGACAGACTGAATCTGAATCTTTGGGATTGTCTCTGAGAGTCTGCATCAAGCGCTCCAGGGCAATCTGCCTTCCCCAGAGTTTAGCACTACTGTAGGTCAAGagctctctttcctgcctctcaaaGCCCCCACCCTTAAGGAGACATGTCGAAGTGATGGGGTTGTCCAGGtgtcttcttctgtgtcttaGTATTCTTCCTTTGAAGTTTGTGGAGCTTCAGATCTGTGACCACCATGAACGCATCCTGAGGCTGAGGACAGTCACCGAGAAGATCTACTTCCTAAAGCTCCACCCTGACCACCCCGAGACTGTCTTCCACTTTTGGATCCGCCTGGTTCAGATTCTGCAGAAGGGTCTGTCCATCACCACCAAGGACCCTAGCATTCTTGTCACTCACTGCCTGGTACCCAAGAGCCTCTGCAGCCCATGTGCAAAGTCCGAGGTAAGAAATCCCCATTGCCAGCCATCAGCCAAGACCAGAGTTGGAGAAGGGAGATTTCAGCAGCCACTGCTGAGTGCCCTCAGCTTTCACTCTATGCCAGACATGGTAACATTTGTAAACACGGAATACCCCTTTCTAAATAACTATGCTTCCAGTAAAGGCACACAGTTGTGCAACCATCAGCCATCACCACAATTcagtgaaaacaaacaagagagaagggttttgcttttacttattttttttttttggtttggctttttgagctggcttcaaactcattgtgtagccaaaGTTGACCTTGAAATCCTGAGCCTCCTTTCTCTagctcccaagtcctgggattacaagcatgttcAACCATGCCAGGTCAAAAGAGACTTTTCTggtatgcctgcatgtgtgcatgtgtgtgtgcatgcgtgtgcgtgcacgtgtgtgcatgcagtatgcatgtgtgcatgcgtgtacgtgtgcgtgtatgcaaatgcatgtgcgtgcatgcatacatatgtgtccatgcagtatgcatgtgtgcatgtgtgtatgtgtgcgtgagcatatgcgtgtgtgtgtgtgtgtgtgtgtgtgtgtgtgtgtgtgtgttgggtgatGGTATACACTGGGGCATGCAGAAGCCAAAGGAAGACTTCAGGTATATTCCTCTATTGCTATTTGCCTTATTCCTCTGAGATAGGGTATTTCATGGAACCTGGAGCTTGAGGGATTTTTGCTAGACTAGTGACCAACAAGCcccagcaattctcctgtctctgctccccaacccctcacccccagtgctagggttagaGGTGGGCATTGCTGTGAATGGCTCTTTACACAaatgctagggatctgaactcaggtcctaattcTTTCACAAGTACTATTACCCACTCCCTAGCCCATGAGGGAACTTGTAgctttttcattatctattcttaccacctcatcctccctccctccttccaccctatgtggggtgtgtgtgtgtgtgtgtgtgtgtgtgtgtgtgtgtacatgtgcaagtatacatgtgccatggcacacatgtagatGTCAGAGGATAGCTTACCTTAGGTGTCAGTCCTCCTCTTTTACcttacttgagacagggtccctggtTCTCCAGGCTAACTGGCCCTCGACCATTTgcggattctcctgtctctggttCCCATCTCACCACAGGCACTCTGGGGTTCCATACGTGAGCTGCTGCACCTGTTTTTAGATGCATTCTGGGCATCAAGCTCTTTACTCGTTGACATCCTTTCGttaccttctctcttttctcattcttttctcttctaggAGCTGAGGACCCAATCTAGggccttgcacttgctaggcaagcactctaccatggaGCTAAATTCCCAACCTCAGCATCCTTTTGTTAAATGTACCCCTACATGATTCCCTGTGCTGGTACCCTTGTGAATGTAGCTGTAGTTCTGTTTGAGGCTGGATCCTGCCGCAGAACTCAGGATGGCCTACGACTTCCagcctcctgctttagcctccacATGTGTAGAGTACAGGCGCGTGCTGCAACGCATGGACTTGGAACCGTGTGGGTGTTGTATTTGCTTGAGGCAGGGTTTGATTTATTAACGCCTTTGAGTTATGGTCCGAGATATCAGGAGTGTTTAACAAGGGAAGTTGGCAAACAACTTTAGAATAGGTTGTaacaacaactttttttttttttttttttttttttggtttttcgagacagggtttccctgtagtttctagagcctgtcctggaactagctcttgtagaccaggctggcctcgaactcagagatccgcctgcctctgcctccctagtgctgggattaaaggcgtgcgccaccactgcccggctgtaacAACAACTTTGAGGTCACCCTGTGCCCTGATAAAAGAGAATACCTTGTCTCTATAGCAACAATAAAAccctcaaataaaaataacaaagaagccaaaaataaataaataaataaataaataaataaagaggaagggaaaaaaagaatgggtTGTAGGCTGTGAGTTGGAGggtggcctggtctacagaacaagttccggacaggctccaaagctacagataaattcagtcttaaaaggaaaaaaataagaatggacCATGGGGTAGAGTCTTCAGAGAAACATTGAGAAAGCCCAAGTACTGGGTTTTGTGCTTTTGCTTTGGGCGGTATATGAAAAAAGggtaaacaagaaaaggaagagctACACTTTCTGAGGTACAGAAAAATGAGTGGGTTTAACAGTGAGGCTCTGGGAGCAACTGTATGGGAGGGGGCTTCTAGGAATGAAAAgcacattattttattaatggcATAATtattcttcccctctcctcagtATGTCTTTAGGTGTATCAGATTTTCTGAGAGATATCTGTTGGTCAGGTGATTCATTGGCTCCCTTggggaggatccctgggactcgcTGACCAGCCATCCCGGTGGAGTCAGTGAGAGCCAGGTCCCGCGAAAGGCCTGTCTTAAATATCAGGTGGAAAATGATGGAGGGAAAAACACTCAGTGCTGACCTGTAGCCGCCACAGGTGGACTCATTCGTGCAGGTCCAAGTGCGCTTCAGACCCACAAAGCAGCTGCGCAGAGGACTTTTCTTAgagaaactcatttttttaagCATGAACTtctcatatacatttaaatataaaaaagcacTAGgtaatggccgggcggtggtggcgcatgcctttaatcccagcactcgggaggcagaggcaggcggatctctgagttcgaggccagcctggtctataggacaggctctagaaactacagggaaaccctgtctcgaaaaaccaaaaaaaagcactAGGTATTAAAATTCATATTAGCAAGTTAATGATACTAATTATATGTTTGCAAGTGTACAATGAAGATCTTACCTTGAAGACACCAAAGGACGTTTATACCAAATATTTAGCTACCAACTGAGAGAATCGTTCCCGTGAGCAACTGGAATGGCTGCCTCATGGGAATGGTTGGGTCCTGATGTCAGAGTTTAGAGCCCTGGTACTAAGAAAATGCAGCGAGCCACGGCTTAACCTCTTGCTTTGCTTGCTCCTTCTCTGTACAGTTAGTGCCGAAGAAACCTCAAGGTCCCCGGCCCAGCGAGAGCCTCATACAGCTGATGGCCAAGGGGGAGAGTGAGGCCCTCTCTCAGATCTTTGCCGACTTGCATCAGCGGAAACAGTACAGGTACATGGTTTAAATCAGGTTAACCCGGAAGACCCCAGCAGCGAGACCCTGGGTGAAGGAGCACAGTCAGGGACGTGACACACTGTCAGGCAGTGATAGTCTCTGGTCGGTCCTGCTCTCATTGCCTTTCTCTCCACACAGCAAGCGAGGTAGGCCTCACTCCAGAGGAGGTGTGTAGAAATGAAATACTTCTTCAGCATGAAAATGAGTTATAACAGGCACGGGAGAAGGAGTGTTAAATCCTAACCCAGCATCTAGTTCTACAGAGGCATACTTCATTGCTTTAGACTTTGCTGTGTCCTGGGTTTGTTTCCCCATTGACAGGGCCTCTGTTTGGACTTCATAGAGCCCCTGAGGTTGTTCCTAAAGTGTCATCTACTGGGATGCTCCAGGATACAGGCCTGTCTTTTCCATGCCTGAAGAAACGTCCCTGTAGTACAGATGATTCAGTGTGATATGGGAAACAGGAAGTCCGGTGTGGTGACCCATAGCTGTCATTCCAGCCCTGAGAAAGAGGTTGAGGCAAGCAGACTCTTTCaaagttgaggctagcctgggcaacagaatgagttccagactagctcGGGCTacaaacagagaaggaaaaccaAAAATGAATTAGTAAATATCgccaggagagaaaaatgaagtgtCAAAGagaagggactttttttttgctttaagataggatctcatgCAGCTCAGGTTGACTTCAAATTCCctatgtgataaaaaaaaaaacaaaaaaccaacaatcTTGAATTACTAACCTCCTGGCTctccctcccaaattctggaattagAAGGAAAtctgtgccaccattcctggtgACACATAGAAGAGGAGATACCCCCTCCCTCCAGCTTGGGGGTTGAATTTAGGGCCTCAAGCTTCCTAAGCAAAGGCTCTATCACTCAGGTGTCTATCAACCCAGGAGGAGGGGCTTATCATAATAGGAACCAGTTAGAGTAACTCAGAGGCAAATGGAATAGTGTTGGGGTGGGAAGCTGAAAAGCAAGAGAGCCTACAGACAGTCTCTCTGAGTGATTGAAGGCTCTCAGACTAGTGCCCCAGCTTTCTGTTCTGTAATacctaaaagataaaagaaagccACATCCGGATACTGTTGGGATTGGGAGCTCATAAGTACCATGCTTTTAGCATGCTCTTTGTCAGATGGGGAAGCAGATATGAGTGCTATCTCAATACATATTAGTGTGTTTTACTAATGGTCTTGGGAAAGATTTAACAGTTTGTCAAAAGATTGTCACTGTATAAAAGATTGTTTCTGTATACAGAAAActgtaattaaaaaatttttacgTAGAATGTCATATTCAGGGCCGTAATGATTTATaccctttatcccagcattcagggaggcagaggcaggtggatctcagtgaatccaaggccagcttggtctacagagtgagttccaggacagtcgggactgttttgcagagaaaccctgtctcgaaagaaaaaaacaaaagaatgccaCATTCTGAACTAGCGCTGAATTCTGATAGTGCAAAAGTATAAAGTGTTAAACTGTCAAATTACTAAATCACGGATACAATCACAGCCTGAAACTTAAGTAACTATTGAGATGACCTTGTACCCCGGGTTCCCCTAAGTGCTagaatgacaggcatgtgccacactaCCTGGTTActataggttttttgtttgtttgaaacagcgTCTACCTTGACAGTACTGGCTCAGAATTCAGTATCGTCCTGCCTTTGAGTACAGACATGACCACAATCCCCAGCTAACATTTATAGGACACTGTATTCgctacttttctcttgctgtgataaaaggcCATGGTCAGGGCAACTTAGATGCTGTGAGGTGTGGATGGGTTTATGGACGAAGAATAACAAGAGCCCATCATGACTAGGAGACATAGCAGCTAGtgacaggcatggcagcagaaacaGGAAATTAATGGCTCACATTTTCCAGTGCTGTGTGCAGCCTTAGCTGCATTTGACACCTGGAGGTGCTGTGATACAATTTGCATTTGAAAAGGTCACTCTAGATGTAGCCTGGACAGTtaattggaagggaagaagataCTCAGAGAGACCAGATAAGCAGGTAAACTTGTCTGGACAGCCGTGTATAAAAATGGGTCAGGGAGATTTGGAAGAAAAGAGTGGAGAGTATCACTTCTGCCTCCCTGTTATCTCAGGGTTAGCTTTCTTGGTTTCCCAGAACAAAGTTCCACGTGTTAATGCTTCAGATTCAGGCGCCTTCCAGGCTGGTTGCAGTTATTAGCGGGTTTTGCTCACTTGCAGCAACATGCCACCGAACAGTAAAGAGCATGCATGACGGAGACGCAAGATCCATGATAGGACCACAGCCCTCCTCCTCAGACATATCAGAGCCCTGGGCTCTGGTCCCTACCTCCTTCCATCCCacccctctttcccctttctcttctggaaACACGGTATGCATCACACCCACCCAGTGTAGCCACAGTTGgcctttttcatatttatatctgTCTCTAAATCCTTCACATGGGGGAAAAGTCTAACTAGGGATAAGCTTTGAAATGTCACTTCAGGGCTGAGCATGTAGCTCAGTGTATAGAGTGTTTGCAGCAGCACACACAAAGCTGGGGTTTGATCCTCAGTCCTATTGCATAAACCAGGTACACTGGTGCAtaactataattccagcactcaggaggcaggagagtcaagcgttcagagtcatcctcagcTCCATAGTGAATTTAAGACTATgataagaccatgtctcaaaaaaacaaacaacacacaaaatcCCACCtgaaagccgggcggcggtggcgcacgcctttaatcccagcactcgggaggcagaggcaggcggatcttggtgagttcgagaccagcctggtctacaagagctagttccaggacaggctccaaagctacagagaaaccctgtctcgaaaaaccaaaaaaaaaaaaaaaatcccacctgaATTTAATGTTCTTCTCCTTAACTTTGATCTTCATTTCCTTGACCCTGAAATGACTGGAGTTCCAGGAGGAGCAAGAAGATTCAGATCAACAAGACCAATGCAGGTAAGGAAGGACACAGGGTTGCATGCTGGGAGAGCTGGCTGCTGTGTAGGCATAGACTTAGATCCCTCACAAGGCCCCCTCTGGCCTTCTGGATGCCATCAGGGGAACCATAGGATCCCCCCTACCATAATGGGTAACTCTCTGGCCTTTTTGGTCACCAAAGTCAATTTGGCACCAAGCTCTATTaatctgtttctttattcttttttcttttctcttcttttcttctttcttttcctttttgagacagggtttctctgtagctttggagcctgtcctgaaacttgctctgtagaccaggctggcctcgaactcacagaggtctctgtctgcctctgcctcccgagtactgggattaaaggtgtgcgccaccaccgcccagcttgagaTGCTTCTTTATTCTTGATTTCCAGTTCCACCCATGACCCTAGCCAGTACTTTTCCCTTCACATCTGCAGCATCCACTTCTTGATTCACTGATTTATTCAAAAGCTCTCACCAAAAGCTCTTTAAGTGCCACACTGCCTTTGCTCGGGGGGTGAAGTCACACGAGAACATACCAAAATTATAGAAACTCCTTTCTAGACAACATTCAGAGCTCATGCTGGGGTTCCAGAGATATGTAAGGTAGAGAGGACTTCACTTCTTTCAGGGTATTGCCATATATGATAGGACCAGGACAGATGGAGTAGATGAGGCCATGTGAGAAACTATGACGTTCTAGAAGCGTTAGCTGGTTCCCTGTTGCCAAATTCTAATCTACCTCGACTCTTCTGGATGTGGTCCCTCATCAGCCTCCCcatctttcctgtcttccctgATAACGTGCTTCCTGCCTCATGTCTACCCCAGCCACATCTGTTTCAGTCCGATTTTACCCACGCTTCGTCATACCTTAGTCATGCCACACCCACTTCCTTCCCCTGAGGAGCTGCTCTAAACCCGTCTGTCCTAAATCCTACCCCACACGTTCCTGCCAAGACTCGCCTTTCCTCCTAACCTCTCACACTGTTTTCTGGTTCTCTTATAGGCATAAGgcctatattattattatttattatttattattattattattatctattaataaatgttaaattgCATGCATGCCTCTTAAGTCATCCACAGCACCAAGCACAAACGTCAATAAATATCTGGACCTAAGAACACTGACAAATTAATTCTCCATGCTGGCTCAGAGACAGCCACCTCATGCTATATTTTGGAATGTAGAGGAGGTTGGAGATCCTAGAAGAACTAGGATCCAAATCAGAACATTTTAGAAACCAATGTCTAAGGgtagaataaacaaataaaggtcTGAGGGAACGTGGGCAAAAGGAATTTTGCCATCTCACCTTATGATGTTTAAAACAACCGCCGGTAGTGCGGGAGAGATGGTtaggtggttaagaacactggctgctctggcagaggacccaggttcgagcCCCAgctcacatgacagctcacaactgaatgtaactccagtcctgggggaACCGACACCGTCTTccggtctccatgggcaccaggcatgtatgtggtacacagacttacatataggcaaaatagtCACACACGGAAAATATAAGTgaagttagaaaacaaaacaactgctGGCAACTGCCCCCTGTTGTCAACATTAATAAGGCAATCAAGAGCGGCGGAGACAGGAATAACAACAACAGTGGTGGTTAAGACTTGGACTAATTGCCGCCATGCTGGCACGTAGTCTGGTATCGTCAGatactctggatttttttttcaagagaagcCCCAagtctgaatttttaaatatacccTATAAAGagaagtgatatatatatatatatatatatatatatatatatatatatatatatatatactcgaGCTTAGTGGGCAAGGAAGATGTGCCAAAGGGAAGGCTCAGGCTCTCATGGGCACTGAAGATGGAGCTGCCAGCTGCTAGCTCCTGCGTCCTGACAGGAGAGCAGAGCCTCACTTCCTCCCATCTGGGACTGCCTTCCCACAAGCCGTGACCTTTGACACGATGTCaactattttttctgtttttatagcaCATTTTAagcacattcacaaacacacacactttaaaatagttTATGAAGTTAGAGTTAAGGAAAACAGAGTGTTCAAGAATGTTTCCAatgagtgctgggactggagagaaaaGGTTTAGAACTTCAGGATATCTGGGTAGGTGCGGTGATGCATACCCGTCATTGCAGACCTTGGAAAGCTGAGCTGGGAGAAATGCCTCAAGcttaaagccagcttggtctgtaTGGCAAGTTacaggatagcctggtctacataggatcTTACTAGAGCCTTGGACAACACCAAAAGAAACTTCAGAATATCTAATGTTGAAATGTTCTTAGGTTGATTTTAATGATCCACGTCGGGATGTGTTTTGTACCTTGTTTTCTTGCTGGGTCAAGTACTGGCCAGAAAAGGGAAGCTACATGCCAAGCTCTTGGGACCCTTACTATCTCCTACTGAGCCATGCCCTAAACCCTCTATTGGAACTTCTGGATTAAAATAACGAGAAGAGCAGGGACATAACTCAgccagtaaagtacttgccttgtaagaatgaggacctgggtttgacccccagaacccatggggcTCCAGAGATTGTCTTAGGGGTTTAGAATGCATATTGCCCTTCCTGAGGAtctaagtttggttcctagcatccagtTTGGGTAGTTCAGAACTACCTAACTCCAGCTCCCAAGGAAGGAGGGGCATCGGATGCCTCCGGTCTCTGAGACTACTTCCTTCACTTGTACaaactcacacaagcacacattcatgcacacgtatgcacacacacacacacacacacacacgcagacacacacagacacatgcatggaagcactcatgcacacatgcacacatagttaGACATTGTggtgaatgcctgtaatcccagcctttgcGAGGCAAGGAGAGGAGGAATCAGGAGCTCAAGACCTACCTTGGCTGCACAAGAGTTCCAGCGGACGGGCATGGGGATGGATATGCAGTCTAGACAGAAGCCCAAAGTTCACCTGTGTGCCCCTAGTAGCAGGTGTACAAGTCAATCCTTGGTCTTGTTAAAATGCTGTTTCTAACTCATTAGACCTGGACAGAAGGCCTTGAAATCAGGTATTTCTAATATGATCCCCACTGATACCAAGGTTTTGGTTATATTTTGAATAGCCAGGGGCAAAGGGTTTAAGAAAAGGCTCTGACTTTGCTCTTCTAGTTTCAAGGCTGTTGTCAGTTTAGCCGACTGAATATATCCTTGGGGAGATTAGCTCAGTTAACCCTCAATTTTACTCAACAGGATGTagttagtggttaagaacatagaCTCTCAAATCAGGTTGGTTGGCTTTGCATATTGACTCTGCCTCATGATAATACGGCCGTTAGTAAATCAGTCAGCCTCTGTGGACCTCAGAGTTCTTATCTGTAAGGTGGGGATTGTGGGAGAGTTGCCACGAATGACGAAAGCAAGAATGTGTAATTGTCTGACTGTCCCGTGTATGATGGCTTCCTCTCCCCACAACTATTAGCTGTTAGTTTCCAGAGTGTTCTGTGAGCCAGAGTGCAAATATATTCCTTTTCTTGACTAGGGAAAGCTACTCCCAGTGAAGACAGTGTCCCCTGTACTCGTGATCTCAGCTGGAGGGATACACTGACTTACGGAGAGTGGGAAAGAGAGAACCCCTCTGGGCCACAGCCCCTCTCACTCCTGGGCACTCTGGCTGCCTCCAGCAGGCCTCGGCTGTCCCTGACTGGAGGTATGGTGGCCATGGGATTGATCTGGTGGCCTTCATGGGACTGGCTGGAGTTGAATCTCAGAAGCAGGACCGTGTCCTAGGGTCCTCAGGGTGATTCCAAATGCTGTGTGAGGAGGATGGGTTGCTGGCCACAGTAACCTtaccctcctctcttcttctcccttgttTACTCTGCCTCCGATAATAGAGTGAAATTCTACAGTGTGGTATCTCCAGATACCACTGAAGGGCACTGAAAGGCAGACCATTCAGCTGGTGCTCTGGGgccttctcttcctgctgtgtAGGAGGCATAGAGGCCCTTCTCCTGGAGCTCAGAAGCTCCCGtggctctccttctcccctctccttccctagaGCTCTTGGTGTCTTCCTAACTAATGGTGGTGGGGTAGTAAAGAGAGAAGGAGCTGGACTGCAGGGCTGGGTGAGGACAAACTTCCCTGGGTCCCAGCCTCTCCCTTTCCATGCTCCAAGGTGCCCCTTCTATCCTACATCTATTCAGCAAGCATTGTGAAGACTTTCTGTGCATTGGGTCTGGCAGCCCTAAAGAGGGTCGgttaatttgtttttctaattcataaaaataaaagttacttatttttgtatttgcaaaaaaactttatttttaaagtaatctttAAGTGAACACACCAAGCTATGGTTTCACTAtggcatttttcttgttttcagataAACCGAAGTGGCTCTCCTGCCACTGTGCAAACAGTCACTCTGGCATTTCCTAAGTAGATGTCCTTCTactttgttctcttttcccccCTCACTGCCCTCGCTATTCCCACTGCTCCCTTCTTGCTGGTCCCCATCCCTTTCCTGTCACCTGCATTGCTTTGTTCTATCTTtttgctcttcttcctgccttcccatgatccctttctactttcataaCCTTCTTACAATGTACACGCAAAACAAGTAAATGTGGTAAAACTTTAGATAGCATCAATGAAATAATATCATATGAAAGAAAATTCATGAAATTCTTCCAAAAGACCATTTATTAATAACAGAAAAGTTTTCATTGTACGCAGGAGCCAAAGTGGTCATCCTGCAGTTAAGAATAAAAATGCATacggttcttccagaggacctgaatttggtttctAGTAGTCACTTCAAgactcccaactgcctgtaactccagctccaaatctgatgcctcagcctccacagacacctgcactcacgtgTTTAACTACCCCATCCATGTAGTTAAACacattcaaaatgaaaatgtaaataagaaCAAGTGCCCCTTCTGTGGTCTCACTTTCCAAGGTTTCAGTTAGCCACACCACATACAGCCCCAAAATTAAATGGAGATTCAATATTGAGA includes:
- the Fam71f1 gene encoding protein FAM71F1; amino-acid sequence: MTSLPPRQSWWNSKKTVKVIRPYPTFPSLNAWEKFRGLLPVEGEPNPGVGLGVEEGLLCQMVHSPEFNLFPNSVVFESNFIQVRRGRNWKEIYKASNTMALGVTSSVPCLPLPNILLMARVKWHQGQSQTWNRPSTAPSITLKSILPLKFVELQICDHHERILRLRTVTEKIYFLKLHPDHPETVFHFWIRLVQILQKGLSITTKDPSILVTHCLVPKSLCSPCAKSELVPKKPQGPRPSESLIQLMAKGESEALSQIFADLHQRKQYRRSKKIQINKTNAGKATPSEDSVPCTRDLSWRDTLTYGEWERENPSGPQPLSLLGTLAASSRPRLSLTGGMVAMGLIWWPSWDWLELNLRSRTVS